ttttcttaacAATAGAACAATTGTTGCAGAGCTCCCCcagatattttctttattttttggtTTGCGAGTCTTTCACAGACAATGAAAGTATGCTGGATCAAATGTTGTATTTTGTAATAGCTATACTTTGGTATGACATGAAGACTTCACAGCATTTCTTTAGCTGTTTCGCCCTTTCAATTGAATACAATCCCATTGGCCTCATACTCTTTTAAACAAGTAAATCTGAAACAAAAGTTCAGTATCTTTCTATTAAATTTGGAGAATCCATGTTGTAAGATGTATTTTAAGTTCCCGAGTTATGTCTTTGGTATGTTGAAGCTAAAGCCTTTTTATTGTGAAATAGCATAATAAACCATGTAGAACTTACTGCCTAATTCAATAGTATAATTGCTACTTACATTAATAAAGCCATTACTTTAGAATATGTCTTCTACTTATCAATGATATGGAAAGCCTGAACAATAGCAGAGTTGGAGAAAAATGGTTGTATTGAAGAAGGGTATATGTGTGTCTGTCAGGGACTAATGGATTGGGATGGTTGCTCCTCAGTGTATCAGCCATGTTGGAGATCATGAACACCTATaaaataatatgattttttttcctgaggagcATTCAGACTTTAGTAGAATATATATAGAATGTTGCCACGTTTTATTAATGCACTGATGCTTTGGTGCACTCTAAAAACAAAGGAGTTAAATTAGACATCAATGGGGACTTAACTGATTGAATGCTGTTCTGTTTTAGTCGCATTTTCACAAGACATTTTCATGGCTTATGAAGATAGCCACTGTGCTATgacaaatgtttctttttctccttaaataaaataaaaaaataattacttgAATGCTTCTGGTGTTAGTTCTTCATAAAATAATTGCTTATGTTTGGGGATTAGCACCTCCATTGTGCTTAATCAGACAAAACTAGAATTCAatacacaacaaaataaaaaactaaCCTTTCAAAAGCACTTGCTGTTCTGGCTCATTAAAGTATTGTCTCTGTTGGACAGCAGTTCTTAGAAAACCATAAAAATTAATAGTGTATTTAAAAAGTGCTTTATTGGCATGTTTTCCCAAATACTAATTTAGCTTTAGTGGTTAATTGTTCTATCTTCAGGGCGGTGGACTACTAAAGTAAATACCAGGAATTTTAAGTTTTCCTGGTCCTATATTTTCATCTCAGGTTAAAAAAATGTATCTTCTGCTCTATCTAAAAACAAAGGTTATCAATATTCTAACTTATTTGACTTGAGAAGTTTTTGAGCCCATATAGAAATCTGGTAGCAAATCCACATTTTAgctgttttcattttgtattcctctgtgtaatttattgtttttctccTGCACACATTTTATGAGAGTGTTTTTGAACTCTGTTTTCATGAACATGGAAAATGGGAAAGGATCTATGTGATTTATATTTCTTGTAAAATTGGCACATTCATATTTTAGCTTTTCTCACTGAAGAAATACTGTATTCTGTAGCAGTTCATGCATTCGCTCATCTGGACTTCTCACTGCTCTTCTCGTTCTTTGGATGCTAGTCTTCATGATGGAGTTGTTCTCCATCCCTGCTcagtgtaattaaaaaaaatcagattgaaACCAGCCAAATAGCTGATAAACCAAGGAGACATTGCTTAATAGTGCTTATCACAGTATCCTGGGCATTGCTTAGTAGTAAATAAGGAGTTGCTTTTTTTGTTGGCTCAGTGATTGACTGCAACAAGTTATCATCACTTACTGTATTTCTTTGCCAAGATCCAGATTTATAAAGTGATTCCATTACAATTTAGCTGTCTCTGTAATTTAATTTTGCAACTCGAGATCACCAAAATGTTGATCATGACATGTAGTAGAAAAACAATATGTTCTTAATGTTAAACTGTTTTTCTGGCCTAGAATTTCTATCACAAGTGATATTTTGTGTTAATTTCTTTAAGTGTTTCTTATTTAAGATTTATCAAATTGTTATAATGTTTATGAATTGCTATTCTAATACCtgctggttgttaaattactttcATGGAAACTGCAGCGTCTTGTATAAAAGATGAGACATACTTTTATTAGATGTCGTTTAGAAATTCCTAATGcttctaaaattattttattttactttcagcttcctttttttaCTGGCGTCTAATGTTAAAGAAGTGCTAGATCACATAAACTGAATTTGAATTTGGTTATAAATAATGTAGATACTTAGAAGCTGGATTAGACCACTTGCATTTAATGTGATGACTACAGTGAAAATGCTATTTAAATATTAGAAGATTATACCCTTTGTTATTcccactttctttccttccctattTCACATAATTGGAGCTCTATTCTTATGTACTCTTAGTTGAAGCAATTTCTGACAGTTTCTTCTACTGCCATCGGCTTATTTTCTAGATGGGAAGTGATGGAGTTTTGCGCCTCAGTAGTTCCGCTCTAAATAATGAATTCTTTGCATATGCAGCACAAGGGTGGAAACAACGACTGGCAGAAGGTGATTTTGTATTTGTTATTAAATTTACcaagtactgatttttttttatcatggcCAAAAATATACACACTTCTAAGTACGTTttgtaaaacagaaaataaagtagTAGGGTTTAAAAATGACATGCTCATATTTATCTTCAGATTATTTTAATCACAGAAGTACCCAGCAAAGGAAGTTTGTTTGAACAATTGTATTCAAAATATGAACAAGCATTTTCATCCATGTCAACTGCAGAACACAAATGCATGTGACTAAGCCCCACAAATATGTATTTGGGAAATACCAAAGAAAAGGCTgtaaatgaatatttttaatgtttttactcaGATAATATTTGCATTAAAATAACTTTTGCGGCACTGAACATGTAAGATAAAGAGTGAAACACTATGGTAATGAATATAAACATTACATCTAACCAGCTGCATGGGGAAATTCTGAGAATGAATGATTCCTTCCTATTACAGTCCTCCATAGACCTGGAAAGCTGCTTCTGAAAGTTGTGTTACTTCTGGAACCACATCTGGTGCAGCACAAAAACTTGAAGAGCAAATTATAGAAGAAGCTCAAAATATTTGGGAATGCTTGGATGGGTGTGCTAGGATCTTTGGAACTTGGCCAGCATGAATATCTTGTGGCATGATCAACCTTGCAATTATTTTTGCATCACCTCTGTTGGTTTCAGTGGTGCTTCTGTATATACTCCCACTGTAATTGCAACTGAAACTGTTCATGGATCCTTAAATGAATTCTTTGGAATTCAATATGCTACTGCTTGTATCTTTTAGGAGAATTTACTCCTGAAATGCAGTTGCGTATCAGGCAAGagattgaaaaagaaaagaaaacagaacctTGGAAAGAAAAGTTCTTTGAAAGATTTTATGGTGAAAAGTAAGTATCAAAGTAATATTTAGTATTTTAATTAAAGAATGTGCctcatgtaatttttttctttttaatgcttttattatACAAACTGTTCAAATACAAGATCAGCATTATTCAGCCACTTGTTTGCTTAATAATGTATGCATAAAGTTAAAACAGAGTTGAAGAAAATCATCTACAGCACCTTAAGATAcatggaggaaaggcaagataaaaattatttttgaaagatACAAGAAATCTTCTCAGATGTCAGTAAAGAATTTTTATATGCTATTGCTGGAAGATTTGTCTCATATCATATATCTAGTCCATAAAGTCTGAATATCCTAGCTCTAATAACACATCCctacaaaatctaataataacAATTAATATTATTTTCTGTTATGACAAACAACAACATGATTTTTTTCAAATCCAATAGCAGCAGTTGGAATCATAACATGCTGTAGTGATGTCTTCTAAATTAATTCCTTATGATCTTTTGGTATAAAATCATCCATATTGGCCATATAATTTTGCTTTCACATTGACTTATcctgtgattttaaaatgttgtataaTATTGGAATAGtcttcctattttttaaatttgttgttcgCCTTCGTCGTTTTCTTCATTCTTGCATTCCAGCTTTACTTGTTCTTTGCCTTAAAATCCCGCACTTGGTAAAGCTTCCTTAGACTATTATAGCCTATTTTTGTGTGCTTTCTGTAATGCTAGCGATAGTCTACTTCCAACCTTATTACTCGTTTATCAAACCTTTGTCCTGTCTGTCTTATCTAAACGGTAAATTTATGGGTAGGAAAGTGTCATTTCTATGTTTCTAGGTAAGCTGTTGGTGATAAATGTGGATGGAGAGAGGTAATTGCAGATAATTTACAGTACTAGCAGTAGCTCTGGTATTACAGATAAAACATAGCAGCATGTCAGCACTTTCCTTAAATGTGGGTCTTTCTTGATCACATCTACAAGGAGTGATGGGTTGATACAATTTAAAGCACAAAAAGGGCAGTTGGGAGATGTAACTGAACCCCTCTCTCATCTACAGCTTTTTCTCATCCAGCTTCTCAGCTAGACTAATTTTTGCATGGGAGCCTGGCTAAAGCAAAGATGACCTTCAAGGGACATGCTGTGGGAGGATGAGTTGTGAAGAGAAAGGGTTCTGTTCTTCTCACCAGGCACTTTTTTGTCTCTCATACTTGAATTTACTGCTGCACCTTACCACATGATTGCTGCAGATTGCAATTAAGGATTCTAATCTGCTGCTGTCCAGCATAGTTTAGCCCTAGAGCTTTGctcaattctttaaaaaaaattacaggaagaAGTCAGgtatgttctggtttatttttatgGTGAATTCACAAGTAGAAACACATCGAAAATGGCTGAAATTATTTTCAAGGGAAAGGTCTGACTGATTTGATTTAAGATTTTCTGtggaaataaaattaattaagagGAATGTAGAAAATATAGAAGCTTTGTAGCACTTTTTCAGGTAATTGTCTCATGTCAATTAAGTGATATCATTATTTTACGGAACTGACCTCTGAATTTTGACTTTGGAAAACATGTTTAGTGGATTAAAACTTTAGTGGATTAAAACAGTTTAATTGGGAAATATTTCCAGcaaaattattattgttattcatTTCACAAACTAAAATTAAAGTTATGTATATTTCTGGGTTTTATGAAATTTAAATATGACCGTTGTATAGCAAAAAAACATATTGTACATTCAATATTTTGTATTGTTAGTTTGTAATTTGTTTCCTAAACTTGGATTATTTCAGAGTCCTACCTCAGTGTATGGAAATCTGATCTATGTTTATCATGTGATGTTGTTGATTCTTCCTATATTCTTATCTAGAggattccaaaatggctgcttcaccTGGTTTCTCTTATCTAACATGAGAGTGTCAGTGACCATTATTGTTTAATTTTCAGGCACTAGGTTGGAGCCAACTTTTTTACTCGGTCTCAACAGATTCTCCTCCTCTGTACACCAGTTTTCCCACATGACTTTTCTTCATTCAAATCCGGTGTTCTTCCAGCATAGCCTTGGGGGGAGGAGGTCAAAGGGAATTACTTACTCTCTTTTTCACCAACAGAAATGTTCTTTGGATCCACCCCACTGTTTCAAAGACAGAATTAGCATTGTAAGGACCAAAGAGGCTGTCAGATGTGCCAAGACTTGTTTTTTAGCCTGTACAACCCTCACCGGCTACATTGTGGCTATACAGTCATCACTGCAGGGGAAGGGACTGATACTGCTTGTGAATTTTATAGTGCCTCTTCCTTGGTTTAATGTACCATAGGAAATTTAAATCTTTCCAAAAATATGTTATAAACTATCAGGTCATCTGTGTGTCTTTCATAGTTGCACATCTAAAGACACACTCTCTATATAGAGTGGTCATGGAGATATGAATGAGATAAGCAGATGATATAGCTATGCCCGCAGTAGCACTTTTGTACAAATTTGGATAAATACATAATAAGCTTCAGATAAATAGATTCTGCAGGGTTTTGAGTCATCCTCATTTTTGTTTCAATTGCTGCGTCATCACAGAAGTAACACTAATTACACTTTTATCGTCAGTTTTCTGAAACCAActgcaacccacccacccccatcctggtATCAGCTACAAAAACACCAGCTTGGTGTGAAAATTTATGTACTTGCAAGTCTCTCATTTGGATTACAGCCACTGTAAACTTTTGAGTTAGTATAAATAGTTTGGAGTAAAACTTTTTTAGTTGAGAAGAAAAATGCATTGTTGGTAGATGACAGTAATTTATATCTGCATTATCCAGCTTTAGTTCTTTGGCTTCATCCAAAACTCATACTTTTGCAGCATGCAGTGAAATTTATGAACTGTTAGTGGTTATTTGAAGTGTTTGTGAGGTGTTCATTGTTTAATCATATGTGATTTATGTTTAGGCTTGGAATGTCAATAGAAGAATCTATGAAACTTACATCTACACAGAACAATAATGAAGATGAAGATAAGTCACTCTTTGGATCTTCAGATTTGCCTGGTCCTTCAAAAGAATCAGCTTTTGATGATCATGAAGAGAAAAACAATCAGCTACCACCATTGCCAGGGACAGGTTTCTGTCAGTCCCTTTGCAACATGGAACATGTTCCAGCCAAAGATGTACTAACAGAAGCAGAAGACATTTTGATACCTGAAGAGTCTGTTATTCAAGAGGAGATTGCTGAGGAGGTTGAGACAAGTATTTTTGAGTGTCAAGAGGAAAACCATAAAGCAGAACATGTGAATACTAAACAACCTGATAGTCCAGTGGGCTcaaatgaagaaacagaaactttATCACTTCCAGAGAACTCTGAATCCTGTGTTGTGATGAATGATGTAGTAGTTGCATTGGCTCATGATGAAGTTAAGGTAGAGGAGAAATTACAGTATTGCCAAGAAGAAATGGCAGTCATGACTGATCAAATGGAAAACAGTTTATCACCTTCACAGTCTGCTTCATCTACAAATTCTCTCAGTAATATGGAAGAAAAGGACACAGAGTCTACAAAAGAGCTAAGTCCTCATGGAAAATACTCCCCTGTCCTCAATGGTTCGTTGTTCACTGGCGGAAGTGTTGCTGTTCATATGGAGCTGCAGAGTGATCCTGAAGAGCAGTCATCTGAGAATGCTTGTATTTCTGAAACTTCATTTTCTTCTGAAAGCCCAGAAGAACCATGTGTTGGTATTGCATCTCCTGGAGGTGATACCCAGTCTACTTCTGAGGAGCCTTGTACTCCAGTATCTCCTGAAACAGCTTGTTCATCTGATGTATCTTgcactgaaaacactgaaaatgataGTCAGCAAAAAACTATGAATGATGATCTGCATACATCTGTAATATCTGAAGTATCGCCAATGCCAGCCTCACCTGTAACATCAGAATCATCTAATATGTCCAATTTGCCTTTGACTTCGGAAGCATCGCCAGTTTCTAATTTACCTTTACCATCAGAAACATCACCAATGTCTGATTTGCCTTTAACATCTGAAACCTCTTCAGTGTCTTCTGTTCTTTTAGCTTCTGAAACATCTCACTCCAGCAGTTTACCGCTACCTTCAGAAACATCTCCACTTTCTAGTTCCCCAGTAAGTGAAAGATTTATTCTGCAGCAAAGAAAATCACCATGTCTGTCTGAAGAATCTCTGTCACCACTGAAAGAAGAGGCTTCTACTATTCCTAATGCTTCTCAAGAGGAGAGTATTGCTTCTCAGCAAAAACAGCTCCATGGTGTACCTGAAACTGTGAAAGCTGCCATACCTGAAGCTTCAACAGTAGAGAAATCTCATAGGAATTTTACTAATCAACCATGTAGACCACATACTGAAATAGAAAAAATCTTTATTTCTTCTGTATCTGAACATTCTTCTTCAGAGGTGATAAAAATTAGAAACCATGGGGCTCaacaaaaaactgaaaagaaaagtaCGATCTCTCAACTGGAGTTGTCTGTTCTAACAGAAGTGGCCGGATGCAAAAATACTGAATCTCTTCCATCTAAACTACATGATAAACTATATACCTCATCAGAAAAATTGATGTTCTCAGAAGTGGGCAGAAGTAAGTCTCATAAACTTCAAGGGGCAACCCAGAGTCGGTTTGAAGGTTCCTATTCAAAGTCTTCAGAAGCCACAAAGTCACCTGAAGTAAAAAGTGAAAGTAGAGACCTAGAGATCCCAAAGAGGAAGACCGCTGAACACCACAGTTTTGGGATCTGCAAAGAGAAGCGAGCTAGAATTGAAGATGAGCAATCTCATCGTAATGTATCAACAAATTCATCGGAGAAAGAGCAGCCGCCTAGAGAAGAGCCGAGAGTCCCACCTCTTAAGGTAAAATGATGGGGAGTATATTGACACACAGATATTAATCAGCTGATTCTGGAGTAATTCAAACAAGTACttctagaccaggagtctgcaacctgcggctctccagatgttcatggactacaattcccatcagcccctgccagcatggccaattggccatgctgcagtggctgattggatttgtagtccatgaacatctggtgagccgcaggttgcagacccctgttctagacagtgAAGGCTTTCTTCTATTAATTCTAGTTAATAGCTGCCAGCTGATAGTACAGGGAGAATAATATTTGTTTCTTTGTAAGGCACCAAAAAGATGATAGCCTTCTTACTATaccatattttatattttaaaaggaagctgcacatttttttgagaaATAGAAAGGTAAAACTGGTGGAGAATGCTCTTATAGTACGTTTCCCCACACTATCCTTAGAGATCTATTCATGAAAGCAAGCCAATTGTTGTCACTGCACTATTACAGGATGTTAAAAATTTAACACCCTTTAATTACATAGATGTTGCAACTTTCTAAGCAGCATGATTTTTGGAAAgggaaccctcccccccctttaatACAGGACAAACTCAGTGGCCATGAATAAGAAGCTAAGTGTACGGCTCACACTCATGCATAAACTCTTCAGCATCATAAAATTTGACTACAGATTTAAAATAAACTCCAGTGATTTTTGGTTGATTCAGAAGTGAGTGATGGAAGGTGGAATTATTCCCACAGGACAGCCCGTTAGTGAACCTGCCAGgagcttttaaatattttatatattgtgtGAACGACACAGTGGGATCATTATGGACAATAGTTGTTAAAGGGTACATAATATTCAGCCTTTTCCCTGTGATAGTTGGTAAAATTTTCCATTCATGCAATGAAATCTGTCATGTGATATTACAAGAATTCATTATGTATAGTTCTTAATTGAGAATCACAATAATTATACGTAATGAATGCTTGTAATATCTCATGAAAGATTTCATTGCTTGAATGGGAAAAATTACCAACTATTCTTAACCGCTATTCTTGCACTGAGAGATAGCTCTTCTGTTGCACCTTTGACGTCCTTCTTATTAACTAGCCGTTCTGCAGATTTGTGTGAGAGGGTAGCCAGTTTACTACCCTGTGCAAAGTTTAGGTGCTGTAAAATCTATAACATATgcatttttgtaattttgttttgtagcagtggtgtagtggttaagagcaggtgtattctacttgggaggaatcgggtttgattccccgcttccacctgagctgtgcagacttatctggggaattcagattaacctgtatactccaacacatgccagctgggtgaccttgggctagtcactgttcttctgagctctctcagccccacctacctcacagggtgtttgttgtgagcggggaagggaaaggagtttgtaagcccctttgagtctccttgcaggagagaaagggagatgtaaatccaactcttcttcttcttatatgacTTTTTAATGTAAATTGTATctctttttaattgttatattggACAATACTTGGATGTCAATAAAGACCTAGGTATGTACTGAGaatcacttttttttccttttcagattCAGCTTTCAAAAATTGGTCCACCTTTTATTATCAAGAGCCAGCCTGTTTCCAAACCAGAACCTAGGGCTTCTCCAAGCACATCAGTTAGTAGTGGGAGGAACACTGGGGCCAGAACACTTGCAGATATCAAAGCAAGAGCCCAGCAAGCCAGAGCACAGAgggaggcagcagctgctgcagcagttGCCGCAGCTGCCAGCATTGTCTCTGGAGGTCTAGGGAGCCCCTGTGAAGGTGGAAAGACAAGAACGTTGGCACACATCAAGGAACAGACAAAGGCCAAATTATTTGCAAAGCACCAAGCGAGAGCCCATTTACTCCAGAGTAATAAAGAAACAAAGTCTCAACCTGCCTCCAAGGAAGGTCCATCAGTCTTAGAGACTTCTGCCTCTTCTGAAACAAAGATTGAAGGTTCTACTGGTGTAATCATAGTTAATCCTAACTGCAGGTCTCCTAGCAACAAGTCGGCTCACCTTCGTGAAACTACCACTTTATTGCAGCAGTCACTTAATACCAGTACTGTGTCAGAAACTAGTACTGACATCTCTGAACACAGTTCTGATGAAAACATACCTATGTCTCATTTGTGTGAGAAAATTCTTTCATCTACCTCTGCAGAAAGTAACAGTGTGTCAGTGCTGTACAATAAAACCTCAGTCCCCATGTCTATGTGTAGTGCTGCTATGTCAGGAGCAATTAAGGAACTTCCTTTTGCAGGTTCTGCTGAAAAGTCCTCTGTTTTAATGTCAATTGAAAGCACAGACACAAAGGCTTGCAATATAAACATGCTGAAATCCATCCAAGGAACTGACACTCCATGCATTGCCATCATGCCAAAATGTGTTGAGAGTCCCACCGTGCCAGCTGCAGTAGATAGTACAGCTCTGTCAAATTCCATGGATGAAAAAAGATTGCCAATAGCAAGCAGCAATGCAAACGTTGTTATTTCCAGTCAGTATACCACTGTGCCAACTTCATCCATTGCAAATAATTTGCCAAATCATTTGGGTGGCAACTCTGTTCTTATTCCTCCAGTGGGATCAGCAAATAGATATTCTGCTGATAAGACAGCTACAACAGGGTGCAGTGACCAAAGTTCTTTGTCAAGCAGCACTTCTGTTAGGGCAGCTTTACACTGCAGTGAGGTACTTCCAGCAGCTGATTCTGGTGGCAGGACTTCCATTTCAATATTTGCTGGTAACGTGATGGCAGCAAGTTCTTATGAGAATTCTGCTAAGATGAGCACTGAGACTGTGGACAGAAATTGTGGAATGAGAAGTCGAATAGACATGTCTGGTAAATCCTCAGTAGGTTATGCACAAGCACCCATGAATAGATCTATTCCTTGTAAAGTCATTGTTGACCACACAACAACAGCAATGAACTCAAATTTGTCCCTGGGTACTTCTGTTGAAAACTCAGAAATCAACACAGATATGCACAGCCGATCTATCAGGACAGAAACCGCCTTACAAAATATAGCATGTCCTCAAGTGTCTGTAATCAGCAGGCCAGAGCTTCTTACCAGTGAAAATCTGGACCACAGTTCTGGCTTTAACACTGTTACGGCAAAGCAAAATGGCAAACATTTGCAAGCATCGTGTAGTAGTCTTCGAGAAGTGCCTCTAGCTCCTCAAGATAAACGCCTTGAGGCTGTTCCTCCCAGCCAAGGTTTTTCTGAACAATTACGAGGTCCTTTGGCTTTCAAAAATGAAACAGATCCTATCTGTGCCAACCTGTATAACAGTAGCAGAATCTGCTGGAATAATGAGGAGGCAATGAATACTGACCAGTCTTTGCATAGCCATCTTAACCCAAATAAGTTTAAGGAATACACCGAGCAAAACTGCTTA
The window above is part of the Sphaerodactylus townsendi isolate TG3544 linkage group LG09, MPM_Stown_v2.3, whole genome shotgun sequence genome. Proteins encoded here:
- the ASXL3 gene encoding putative Polycomb group protein ASXL3 isoform X1; translation: MKDKRKKKDHTWAEAARLALEKHPNSPMTAKQILEVIQKEGLKETRNGTSPLACLNAMLHTNTRVGDGTFFKIPGKAGLYALRKEDSTCPTDGTLDLGCESELDGTEMAETNSSAGEENGVCTKQAPEEVSSIRDSNLMNAPMQSKLVSSFQQHTKKALKQALRQQQKRRNGVSMMVNKTVPRVVLTPLKVSDEQSDSPSGSESKNGEADSSDKEMKHGQKSPTGKQMSQHLKRLKKSGLGHLKWTKAEDIDIETPGSILVNTNLRALINKHTFLSLPQHFQQYLLLLLPEVDRQMGSDGVLRLSSSALNNEFFAYAAQGWKQRLAEGEFTPEMQLRIRQEIEKEKKTEPWKEKFFERFYGEKLGMSIEESMKLTSTQNNNEDEDKSLFGSSDLPGPSKESAFDDHEEKNNQLPPLPGTGFCQSLCNMEHVPAKDVLTEAEDILIPEESVIQEEIAEEVETSIFECQEENHKAEHVNTKQPDSPVGSNEETETLSLPENSESCVVMNDVVVALAHDEVKVEEKLQYCQEEMAVMTDQMENSLSPSQSASSTNSLSNMEEKDTESTKELSPHGKYSPVLNGSLFTGGSVAVHMELQSDPEEQSSENACISETSFSSESPEEPCVGIASPGGDTQSTSEEPCTPVSPETACSSDVSCTENTENDSQQKTMNDDLHTSVISEVSPMPASPVTSESSNMSNLPLTSEASPVSNLPLPSETSPMSDLPLTSETSSVSSVLLASETSHSSSLPLPSETSPLSSSPVSERFILQQRKSPCLSEESLSPLKEEASTIPNASQEESIASQQKQLHGVPETVKAAIPEASTVEKSHRNFTNQPCRPHTEIEKIFISSVSEHSSSEVIKIRNHGAQQKTEKKSTISQLELSVLTEVAGCKNTESLPSKLHDKLYTSSEKLMFSEVGRSKSHKLQGATQSRFEGSYSKSSEATKSPEVKSESRDLEIPKRKTAEHHSFGICKEKRARIEDEQSHRNVSTNSSEKEQPPREEPRVPPLKIQLSKIGPPFIIKSQPVSKPEPRASPSTSVSSGRNTGARTLADIKARAQQARAQREAAAAAAVAAAASIVSGGLGSPCEGGKTRTLAHIKEQTKAKLFAKHQARAHLLQSNKETKSQPASKEGPSVLETSASSETKIEGSTGVIIVNPNCRSPSNKSAHLRETTTLLQQSLNTSTVSETSTDISEHSSDENIPMSHLCEKILSSTSAESNSVSVLYNKTSVPMSMCSAAMSGAIKELPFAGSAEKSSVLMSIESTDTKACNINMLKSIQGTDTPCIAIMPKCVESPTVPAAVDSTALSNSMDEKRLPIASSNANVVISSQYTTVPTSSIANNLPNHLGGNSVLIPPVGSANRYSADKTATTGCSDQSSLSSSTSVRAALHCSEVLPAADSGGRTSISIFAGNVMAASSYENSAKMSTETVDRNCGMRSRIDMSGKSSVGYAQAPMNRSIPCKVIVDHTTTAMNSNLSLGTSVENSEINTDMHSRSIRTETALQNIACPQVSVISRPELLTSENLDHSSGFNTVTAKQNGKHLQASCSSLREVPLAPQDKRLEAVPPSQGFSEQLRGPLAFKNETDPICANLYNSSRICWNNEEAMNTDQSLHSHLNPNKFKEYTEQNCLKNVKTEPSSFVHVNEMHSRNVVTSIALPIKSEMNESDKCFRMDTEDFARPEMPLQTAERATSAQPAQSSKIAVADSMENSLTLSAETLKRVTNTGSSSCRLSSVEANNPLVTQLLQGNLPLEKVLPQPRLGAKLEINRLPLPLQTTSVCKSVTSERNVVENPSSSPNTDGRSFTAASIAPLQIRKRENHPKKRMARTVGEVKCEPGKPSVETDVKVGPCVISSSMSQLGHGQLFKQEWPNKHAIQSRIAHSPEIKQQKRPLPSCSFQQNLFNVDKNGSFPAESSTSHRQHFYQLPMAARGSVPTAALMQTALKAPSGCSAFAFSRHLDQKGLGEVNVSTAHQLRLGSVFSPNIQIKEGDDISSASQILQNKSLVHPPPPLPPPPPPPPPLPNAEASSDHKQLTVTMETTKRLSWPQQASVCSNIKTEPISFEEGLSSSCELGIKQTSYDQNEVKEQLKAFALKNADFPSYLLSEPQKPFPQLTAQKIQTQQQQQQQQLCGNYPTIHFGSTSFKRAASAIEKSIGILGSSSNTASSLSIQNTPIPVQKFADSSSADELELKCSCRLKAMIVCKGCGAFCHDDCIGPSKLCVACLVVR